From Micromonospora sp. NBC_01699, a single genomic window includes:
- a CDS encoding MFS transporter — MHDRFGTGSGRSGGPAVAGPEPVPTTPRPPVTIRSLGPTVYLPTVIYSVGQGAVAPVIVLSGTALGASASAASVLVGLIGVGQIVGAVPAGALIARIGERPAMLWSTALVIPALLACVFATSVWTLGIAVAGIGLVGAVWGVARQAYVTEVVPYELRARALSTLGGAARIGAFVGPFVGAAAMTLVGTDGAYWVHVVAATVAVMVLLVLPALSVDRAPGTAPTRVRTLAVVRDNLAVLRTLGLGVLLVGAMRASRQTVIPLWGAHLDLDPATLSLVFGVSGAVDMLLFYPAGRIMDRWGRRVVAVPSMFLLGLAHGLLPLATTVVGLAAVAMLMGLGNGLSSGLIMTLGADVSPVTGRAQFLGAWRLCADLGNGGGPLLIAAVLTIGPLTAAVLTMAGVGAAAVAVLHRWTPRAAAVD; from the coding sequence ATGCATGATCGTTTCGGGACGGGCTCCGGTCGGTCGGGTGGGCCGGCGGTGGCGGGGCCCGAACCGGTGCCGACGACGCCCCGGCCGCCGGTGACGATCCGGTCCCTCGGACCGACCGTCTACCTGCCGACCGTCATCTACAGCGTCGGGCAGGGCGCGGTCGCCCCGGTGATCGTGCTCTCCGGCACCGCCCTCGGCGCCTCGGCCAGTGCCGCCAGCGTCCTGGTCGGCCTGATCGGCGTCGGGCAGATCGTCGGCGCCGTACCGGCGGGCGCGCTGATCGCCCGGATCGGTGAGCGGCCGGCGATGCTCTGGTCCACGGCGCTCGTCATCCCGGCCCTGCTGGCCTGCGTCTTCGCCACCTCGGTGTGGACGCTCGGGATCGCGGTGGCCGGAATCGGGCTGGTCGGCGCCGTCTGGGGGGTGGCCCGCCAGGCGTACGTCACCGAGGTGGTGCCGTACGAGTTGCGGGCCCGTGCCCTGTCTACCCTCGGCGGCGCGGCCCGGATCGGGGCGTTCGTCGGTCCGTTCGTCGGGGCGGCGGCGATGACGCTGGTCGGCACCGACGGCGCGTACTGGGTACACGTGGTCGCCGCGACCGTCGCGGTGATGGTGCTGCTGGTCCTGCCCGCCCTGTCGGTCGACCGGGCACCCGGAACCGCCCCGACCAGGGTCCGTACGCTCGCCGTGGTCCGCGACAACCTCGCGGTGCTGCGGACCCTGGGCCTCGGGGTCCTGCTGGTCGGCGCCATGCGCGCGTCGCGGCAGACGGTGATCCCGCTGTGGGGCGCGCACCTCGATCTGGACCCGGCCACGCTCAGCCTCGTCTTCGGCGTCTCCGGCGCCGTCGACATGCTGCTGTTCTATCCGGCGGGCCGGATCATGGACCGGTGGGGGCGGCGGGTGGTCGCCGTACCGTCGATGTTCCTGCTCGGGCTGGCGCACGGGCTGCTGCCGCTGGCGACGACCGTGGTCGGCCTCGCCGCGGTGGCGATGCTGATGGGGCTGGGCAACGGCCTGAGCAGCGGACTGATCATGACTCTCGGGGCGGACGTGTCACCGGTGACCGGCCGGGCGCAGTTCCTCGGCGCCTGGCGACTCTGCGCGGACCTCGGCAACGGCGGCGGACCGTTGCTGATCGCCGCGGTACTGACGATCGGGCCGCTGACCGCCGCGGTGCTCACCATGGCCGGGGTGGGCGCGGCGGCGGTCGCGGTGCTGCACCGATGGACACCGCGAGCGGCGGCGGTCGACTAG
- a CDS encoding condensation domain-containing protein: protein MRRMAVPVGSETEHRVDAEFHGGAARTAPVTWGQRAMWWTMDDFRSRNSFLNLCRVVTVPRRSPGDVPAVAAAIGTLVGRHESLRTRVRLHDGDLCQESSGSGRLPLLVVDADDAAERAGDPAGRTDDDGAGLAAQLGKRLGDAPFDHTGEWPLRVALVVVDGRVRRIVLVFSHSTVDFYATETVLKDLRLLLVRGGVDAAPGLQSIDIARREARSQQTRSDRAISYWTKQFARLPAGGFASTGPAHTPRYRVLSMVSEAVDLASRMIAARHRVSTSTVLLAATAALTVGGDDDPRCGLVSMANNRYQAGHGDAIAKLNQLALIAVDLADRPTFAELLPRVGQAALDGYRHAYYDPPANRRAFADLGLDYLTMLGPYCLVNDVRLPGDPGAAGPDLDERALRSTLARTALTWSEPAHKFVWRCRLQLVDAPRAVGLVLTLDTCYLPPDRAAALLRGIEELLVRAAVGEVPWPWRPDGRADQP from the coding sequence ATGAGGCGGATGGCGGTGCCGGTCGGCTCCGAAACGGAGCACCGGGTGGACGCCGAGTTCCACGGCGGGGCGGCGCGGACCGCGCCGGTGACCTGGGGACAGCGCGCCATGTGGTGGACCATGGACGACTTCCGGTCGCGCAACAGCTTCCTCAACCTCTGCCGGGTGGTCACCGTACCGCGCCGGTCGCCGGGGGATGTGCCGGCCGTGGCCGCGGCGATCGGCACCCTGGTCGGGCGGCACGAGTCACTGCGGACCCGGGTACGGCTGCACGACGGCGACCTGTGCCAGGAGTCGTCCGGTTCGGGGCGGCTCCCGCTGCTCGTGGTCGACGCGGACGACGCCGCCGAGCGGGCCGGGGACCCCGCCGGGCGTACCGACGACGACGGTGCCGGCCTTGCCGCGCAACTGGGCAAGCGGCTGGGCGACGCCCCGTTCGACCACACGGGGGAGTGGCCGCTGCGGGTGGCCCTGGTCGTGGTCGACGGCCGGGTACGCCGGATCGTGCTGGTGTTCAGCCACTCCACGGTCGACTTCTACGCCACCGAGACCGTGCTGAAGGACCTGCGGCTGCTGCTCGTACGCGGAGGTGTCGACGCCGCACCGGGCTTGCAGTCGATCGACATCGCCCGGCGGGAGGCCCGGTCGCAGCAGACCCGATCCGACCGGGCGATCTCCTACTGGACGAAACAGTTCGCCCGGCTGCCGGCGGGCGGGTTCGCGTCGACCGGCCCGGCGCATACCCCCCGCTACCGGGTGCTGTCGATGGTCTCCGAGGCGGTCGACCTGGCCAGCCGGATGATCGCCGCCCGGCACCGGGTCAGCACCTCCACCGTCCTGCTGGCGGCCACCGCCGCGCTCACCGTCGGCGGGGACGACGATCCCCGGTGCGGACTGGTCAGCATGGCGAACAACCGCTACCAGGCCGGACACGGCGACGCGATAGCCAAACTCAACCAGCTCGCCCTCATCGCCGTCGACCTGGCCGACCGGCCGACCTTCGCCGAGCTGCTGCCCCGGGTCGGGCAGGCCGCGCTGGACGGCTACCGGCACGCGTACTACGACCCACCGGCCAACCGGCGGGCGTTTGCCGACCTGGGGCTGGACTACCTCACCATGCTCGGCCCGTACTGCCTGGTCAACGACGTCCGACTGCCCGGCGACCCCGGTGCGGCCGGGCCGGACCTGGACGAGCGGGCGCTGCGCTCGACCCTCGCCCGGACCGCGCTCACCTGGTCCGAACCGGCCCACAAGTTCGTCTGGCGATGCCGGTTGCAGCTGGTCGACGCGCCCCGCGCGGTGGGCCTCGTGCTGACCCTCGACACCTGTTACCTGCCGCCGGACCGGGCCGCAGCGCTGCTGCGCGGCATCGAGGAACTGCTGGTCCGGGCGGCGGTCGGGGAGGTGCCCTGGCCCTGGCGCCCCGATGGTCGAGCCGACCAACCCTGA